Proteins found in one Balaenoptera musculus isolate JJ_BM4_2016_0621 chromosome 4, mBalMus1.pri.v3, whole genome shotgun sequence genomic segment:
- the CLDND1 gene encoding claudin domain-containing protein 1 isoform X3 — MGESFDMVTKCISFTLNEQFVEKFVDPGNHNSGIDLLRTYLWRCQFLLPFVSLGLMCFGALIGLCACICRSLYPTIATGILHLLAGLCTLGSVSCYVAGIELLHQKLELPENVSGEFGWSFCLACVSAPLQFMASALFVWAAHTNRKEYTFMKAYRVA, encoded by the exons ATGGGCG AGTCATTTGATATGGTCACAAAATGTATCAGTTTCACGCTAAATGAGCAGTTCGTGGAGAAATTTGTTGATCCTGGAAACCACAATAGTGGGATTGATCTGCTTCGGACCT atcttTGGCGTTGCCAGTTCCTTTTACCTTTTGTTAGTCTAGGTTTGATGTGCTTTGGGGCTTTGATTGGACTTTGTGCTTGTATCTGCCGAAGCTTGTACCCCACCATTGCCACAGGCATTCTCCATCTCCTTGCAG GTCTGTGTACACTGGGCTCAGTGAGCTGTTACGTTGCTGGAATTGAACTACTCCACCAGAAACTGGAGCTGCCTGAGAATGTGTCTGGCGAATTCGGATGGTCCTTCTGCCTGGCTTGCGTCTCAGCTCCCTTACAGTTCATGGCTTCTGCTCTCTTCGTCTGGGCCGCTCATACCAACCGGAAAGAGTACACCTTCATGAAGGCATATCGTGTGGCATGA
- the GPR15 gene encoding G-protein coupled receptor 15 yields MMDPEATTVYLEYFYVTSQNPDIEETHSHVPYTSVFLPVFYTVVFLTGALGNVILMSALHFKRGSRRLIDIFIINLAASDFIFIITLPLWVDKEASLGQWRTGSFLCKGSSYMISVNMHCNVFLLTCMSVDRYLAIMCPAVSRKFRSRDCAYGVCASVWFISCLLGLPTLLSRELTLIDGKPYCAEKRATPTKLAWGLVALICTFFAPLVSIVTCYCCITRKLCVRYKQSGKHNKKLRKSIKVIFIVVAAFVFSWLPFNTFKLLAIVSGLQQELYFPSAFLQWGMEVSGPLAFANGSISPFIYYIFDSYIRRAIVRCLCPCLKTYDFGSSTETSDLTKALSNFIQAEDFARRRKRSVSL; encoded by the coding sequence ATGATGGACCCAGAAGCAACCACGGTTTATTTGGAATATTTCTATGTTACAAGCCAAAATCCTGATATTGAAGAGACCCACTCCCACGTTCCTTATACATCAGTCTTCCTTCCGGTCTTTTACACAGTGGTGTTCCTGACTGGAGCGTTGGGGAACGTCATTCTCATGAGTGCATTGCATTTCAAAAGGGGCAGCCGAAGACTGATTGACATTTTTATCATCAACCTGGCTGCCTCTGacttcatcttcatcatcacgTTGCCTCTCTGGGTGGATAAAGAAGCATCTTTAGGAcagtggaggacaggctctttcCTGTGCAAAGGCAGCTCCTACATGATCTCGGTCAACATGCACTGCAATGTCTTCTTGCTCACCTGCATGAGTGTTGACCGCTACCTGGCCATCATGTGTCCAGCCGTATCCAGGAAATTCAGAAGTAGAGACTGCGCGTATGGAGTCTGTGCCAGTGTCTGGTTTATCTCCTGCCTCCTGGGGTTGCCTACTCTTCTGTCCAGGGAGCTCACCCTGATTGATGGTAAGCCATACTGTGCAGAGAAGAGGGCCACTCCAACTAAACTGGCTTGGGGCCTGGTGGCCTTAATTTGTACGTTTTTTGCCCCTTTGGTGAGCATTGTGACCTGCTACTGTTGTATCACAAGGAAGCTGTGTGTCCGTTACAAGCAGTCAGGAAAACATAACAAAAAGCTGAGGAAATCCATAAAGGTCATCTTTATCGTCGTGGCAGCCTTTGTCTTCTCCTGGCTGCCCTTTAATACTTTCAAGCTCCTGGCTATTGTCTCTGGGCTGCAGCAAGAACTCTACTTTCCTTCAGCTTTTCTCCAGTGGGGCATGGAGGTGAGTGGGCCCTTGGCATTTGCCAACGGCTCCATCAGCCCTTTCATTTACTATATCTTTGACAGCTACATCCGCCGGGCCATCGTGCGCTGCTTGTGCCCTTGCCTGAAGACCTATGACTTCGGGAGCAGCACCGAGACCTCAGACCTCACTAAGGCTCTCTCCAACTTCATTCAGGCAGAGGATTTTgccagaaggaggaagaggtcTGTGTCACTCTGA
- the CLDND1 gene encoding claudin domain-containing protein 1 isoform X1 — protein MGGDRLENKTSVSVASWSSLNARMDNRFATAFVIACVLSLISTIYMAASIGTDFWYEYRSPVQENSSDLNKSIWTDFASDEADEKTYNDALFRYNGTVGLWRRCITIPQNTYWYSPPERTESFDMVTKCISFTLNEQFVEKFVDPGNHNSGIDLLRTYLWRCQFLLPFVSLGLMCFGALIGLCACICRSLYPTIATGILHLLAGLCTLGSVSCYVAGIELLHQKLELPENVSGEFGWSFCLACVSAPLQFMASALFVWAAHTNRKEYTFMKAYRVA, from the exons ATGGGCG GTGATAGACTAGAGAACAAGACCTCTGTCTCCGTAGCATCCTGG AGCAGTCTGAATGCCAGAATGGATAACCGTTTTGCTACAGCATTTGTAATTGCTTGTGTGCTTAGCCTCATTTCTACCATCTACATGGCGGCCTCAATTGGCACAGACTTCTGGTATGAGTATCGAAGTCCAGTTCAAGAAAATTCCAGCGATTTGAACAAAAGTATCTGGACTGACTTTGCTAGTGATGAGGCAGATGAAAAGACTTATAATGATGCACTTTTCCGATATAATGGCACAGTGGGATTGTGGAGACGGTGTATCACTATACCCCAAAACACATACTGGTATAGTCCACCAGAAAGGACAg AGTCATTTGATATGGTCACAAAATGTATCAGTTTCACGCTAAATGAGCAGTTCGTGGAGAAATTTGTTGATCCTGGAAACCACAATAGTGGGATTGATCTGCTTCGGACCT atcttTGGCGTTGCCAGTTCCTTTTACCTTTTGTTAGTCTAGGTTTGATGTGCTTTGGGGCTTTGATTGGACTTTGTGCTTGTATCTGCCGAAGCTTGTACCCCACCATTGCCACAGGCATTCTCCATCTCCTTGCAG GTCTGTGTACACTGGGCTCAGTGAGCTGTTACGTTGCTGGAATTGAACTACTCCACCAGAAACTGGAGCTGCCTGAGAATGTGTCTGGCGAATTCGGATGGTCCTTCTGCCTGGCTTGCGTCTCAGCTCCCTTACAGTTCATGGCTTCTGCTCTCTTCGTCTGGGCCGCTCATACCAACCGGAAAGAGTACACCTTCATGAAGGCATATCGTGTGGCATGA
- the CLDND1 gene encoding claudin domain-containing protein 1 isoform X2, producing MDNRFATAFVIACVLSLISTIYMAASIGTDFWYEYRSPVQENSSDLNKSIWTDFASDEADEKTYNDALFRYNGTVGLWRRCITIPQNTYWYSPPERTESFDMVTKCISFTLNEQFVEKFVDPGNHNSGIDLLRTYLWRCQFLLPFVSLGLMCFGALIGLCACICRSLYPTIATGILHLLAGLCTLGSVSCYVAGIELLHQKLELPENVSGEFGWSFCLACVSAPLQFMASALFVWAAHTNRKEYTFMKAYRVA from the exons ATGGATAACCGTTTTGCTACAGCATTTGTAATTGCTTGTGTGCTTAGCCTCATTTCTACCATCTACATGGCGGCCTCAATTGGCACAGACTTCTGGTATGAGTATCGAAGTCCAGTTCAAGAAAATTCCAGCGATTTGAACAAAAGTATCTGGACTGACTTTGCTAGTGATGAGGCAGATGAAAAGACTTATAATGATGCACTTTTCCGATATAATGGCACAGTGGGATTGTGGAGACGGTGTATCACTATACCCCAAAACACATACTGGTATAGTCCACCAGAAAGGACAg AGTCATTTGATATGGTCACAAAATGTATCAGTTTCACGCTAAATGAGCAGTTCGTGGAGAAATTTGTTGATCCTGGAAACCACAATAGTGGGATTGATCTGCTTCGGACCT atcttTGGCGTTGCCAGTTCCTTTTACCTTTTGTTAGTCTAGGTTTGATGTGCTTTGGGGCTTTGATTGGACTTTGTGCTTGTATCTGCCGAAGCTTGTACCCCACCATTGCCACAGGCATTCTCCATCTCCTTGCAG GTCTGTGTACACTGGGCTCAGTGAGCTGTTACGTTGCTGGAATTGAACTACTCCACCAGAAACTGGAGCTGCCTGAGAATGTGTCTGGCGAATTCGGATGGTCCTTCTGCCTGGCTTGCGTCTCAGCTCCCTTACAGTTCATGGCTTCTGCTCTCTTCGTCTGGGCCGCTCATACCAACCGGAAAGAGTACACCTTCATGAAGGCATATCGTGTGGCATGA